One part of the Salmo salar chromosome ssa10, Ssal_v3.1, whole genome shotgun sequence genome encodes these proteins:
- the LOC106613694 gene encoding lipoprotein lipase, whose amino-acid sequence MKGLQVHCLYFLVLDAVFYVASLEEGDSISTLDNLMDNFKDLIRNNDATPHAYAKFSLRKPLMPEDDICYIIPGNPESLKECTFNSTSKTFLVIHGWTVSGLFESWVAKLVSALYKREQEANVIVVDWLYTAQNHYPVAAQNTKMVGQEIARFIDWLEEATNIPLENLHLIGYSLGAHVAGFAGSHASNKVGRITGLDPAGPDFEGEHAHRRLSPDDAHFVDVLHTFTRGSLGLSIGIQQPVGHVDIYPNGGSFQPGCNLQSPLETISKLGLFAINDVPRCSHERSIHLFIDSLVNEQEASMAYRCGSKEMFDRGMCLSCRRNHCNTVGYDISKVRKTRSVKLYTKTRASMPFRVYHYQVKIHFSSKVNRSEMEPSLTVSLIGTKGEVEDLKLTLKEKITTNKTHSFLLVAEKDIGDLLMVKFKWEESTSWSASFMLNMVSSWWSGDSAESEVEVHKIRIRVGETQKKMEFCIKDPHALSLQQEVTFVKCKDEWRKTSKRVNLGNH is encoded by the exons ATGAAAGGGTTGCAAGTGCATTGTCTTTACTTTCTTGTGTTAGATGCAGTATTTTATGTGGCGTCTTTGGAAGAGGGGGACTCGATTTCTACACTAG ATAATTTAATGGACAACTTCAAGGACTTGATCCGAAACAACGATGCCACCCCTCATGCCTATGCCAAATTCTCCCTCCGGAAGCCTTTGATGCCGGAAGACGACATCTGCTACATCATCCCCGGCAACCCGGAATCTCTCAAAGAATGCACTTTCAACAGCACATCCAAAACCTTCCTGGTGATCCACGGCTGGACA GTGAGCGGCTTGTTTGAGAGCTGGGTGGCCAAGCTGGTTTCGGCGCTGTACAAGAGAGAGCAGGAAGCCAATGTGATCGTGGTGGACTGGCTGTACACAGCCCAGAACCACTATCCAGTAGCTGCCCAGAACACCAAGATGGTGGGACAAGAGATTGCTCGCTTCATTGACTGGCTGGAG GAGGCAACAAACATCCCTCTTGAAAACCTCCATCTCATTGGCTACAGTCTGGGTGCTCATGTTGCAGGATTCGCTGGGAGCCACGCCTCCAATAAAGTGGGCAGAATAACTG GTCTTGACCCAGCTGGTCCAGACTTCGAGGGGGAGCACGCTCACCGCCGCCTGTCCCCAGATGATGCCCACTTTGTGGATGTTCTCCACACGTTCACGCGGGGCTCTCTGGGCTTAAGCATCGGCATCCAGCAGCCTGTAGGCCATGTGGACATCTACCCCAATGGAGGCAGCTTCCAGCCAGGCTGCAATCTGCAAAGCCCTCTGGAAACAATATCCAAACTTGGCCTCTTTG CTATCAATGATGTTCCAAGGTGTTCCCACGAGCGCTCCATCCACCTGTTCATCGACTCCCTGGTCAACGAGCAGGAGGCCAGCATGGCGTACCGCTGCGGGAGCAAAGAGATGTTCGACCGCGGAATGTGCCTCAGCTGCCGCAGGAACCACTGTAACACCGTGGGCTATGATATCAGCAAGGTTCGCAAGACACGGAGCGTCAAACTGTACACCAAGACCAGGGCCTCCATGCCGTTCAGAGTCTATCACTACCAGGTGAAGATCCACTTCTCCAGCAAGGTGAACAGGTCTGAGATGGAGCCTTCACTGACAGTCTCCCTGATTGGAACCAAAGGAGAGGTTGAAGACCTCAAACTGACACT AAAGGAGAAGATAACAACCAATAAGACCCATTCCTTCCTGCTGGTAGCGGAGAAAGACATTGGTGACCTCCTGATGGTGAAGTTCAAGTGGGAGGAGTCTACTAGCTGGTCTGCCTCGTTCATGCTCAACATGGTGTCTTCCTGGTGGTCAGGTGACTCTGCGGAGTCTGAAGTGGAGGTCCACAAAATACGCATCCGAGTCGGGGAGACGCAGAAAAA GATGGAGTTCTGCATTAAAGATCCTCATGCTCTGAGCTTACAACAGGAAGTTACGTTTGTAAAATGCAAGGACGAATGGAGGAAAACTTCAAAAAG AGTGAACCTGGGGAACCACTGA